The DNA window TGGTGGACGGCCGGCTGCGCCGCTACTACCGGCTCACCTCCACGGGCCTCGACGCGCTGCGCGCCGAGACCGCCCGGCTGCGCCAGCTCACCACCGCCGCCGAGACCCGGCTGCGCGCCCTGCGCCCCCGCACCGCCTGACCCGCGTCCCGGGCCGCCACCGGCCCACCACCCGACCGACCTGAAGGGGACGGCCATGCCACCGACGGGGGACCCCCTCGCCCGCCACTACCGGCGCCTGCTGCTCGCCTATCCGCGCGCCTACCGGCGGGAGCGCGGCGAGGAGATCCTCGGCCTGCTGCTGGACGGCGCGCCCGCCGGGCGGACCCGGCCCACCCGGCGCGAGGCGGCCGACCTGGTCCGGGCGGGCCTGCGCTGCCGCCTCGGCCGGCCGGCCAGCCGCACGGTCGGCGTGTGGGCGGTCCTCACGGCGCTGATCTGCGGGTTGTTCAGCGGCGCGCTGGCCGCCCGGGCCGCCTGGGAGACCTCCCGGCCGCAACCCGGCCGGGCCGAGTTCGCCGCGGCCTTCGCCGAGGCCTTCCCCGGCCACCGGCTCGGCGAGGACGTGTCGACCGCCCGTGCGCTGTTCGTCATCTACGGCCAGCCGCTGTCCCGGGCGTCCCTGCGCAGCCTGCTGCTGGGCGACGGTGGCGAATACCAGGAGGGGGTCGCCGGTGGCTCGGCGGCCGGCCCGATGCCGACGTCCGAGGCGGAGACGCTGGCCACGGCGCAGCGGCGCCTCCGGGACGCCGGCTGGCGGGTGTACGAGCCGACCTCCGAGGTGCTCCAGACCTGCGCCGACCCGCGCTGCGACCCGGCGAGCCAGCCGGTCGAGACCGTCCTGACGGCCCGCCGGGGTGACACCGTGCTCCGGGCCACCTTCGACGATCCCCGGACCTACAGCTCGTACCTCTTCGTGGAACTGCAGCGGGCCGCGCCGCCGGCCGTGCTGCCCGCCGCCGTGCTGGCCGGAGTGGTCGGCGGCGCGCTGGCCTGGCTGGTCTTCGCCTGGGCGAGCCGGCGCACCGAGCGCCGCCGGCGGGCGCCCCTGCTGCTGGGCATCACCCTGTTCCTCTGGTGGGCGCCCGCGCTGCTCGCCGGCCCGTCGCTGGCCCGACACCACCTCGACGAGCCGCACCCGAACTGGCACCCGCTCTGGGAGTGGCTCGGTCAGCCGACCCTCTCGCTGTTCTTCCTGCTCGGCCTGGCCAGCGCGCTGGTCCTGCTGCTCACCGCGCTGACGCCGCGCCGGGACCCGCGCCCGCTGACCGTGCGCCTCGGCTGAGCTTCGCCAGCATCCGGCGCAGGTGCGGCTCAACCGTCCCGGGCGCGGCCTCGGCCACCTCGCGCGGCGTCCACCAGCGGACGCCCCGGAACTCCGCCGGGTCGGGAATCAGCTTCTGGTCGCGGCTGCCCGCCAGCACGTACCAGAGGCTGACGTCGGTGTGCCGCCCCTCCGGCGGGCCCACGGTCTCGGTCACCGTGAGGAAGGCCGGGCGCTCGCCGAGGGCCGGCGCGAAGACGGCCGGCACGCCCAACTCCTCCAGCATCTCGCGGCGCACAGTCTGCGCGGGGTGCTCGCCCGGCTCGACGTGGCCGCCGCTGGGCAGCCACATCCCCGCCTTGCGGTGGTCGACCAGCAGCACCGCGCCGTCGGTCTCGTCGCGGAGCAGGAAATAGGCCACCAGGTGCGGTGAGGGGGTGCGCGGCTTCACCCGGCGGAAGATGTCCTCCGTCGCGGCCAGCCAGGCCAGCGTCGTGGCGCGGTGCCGCGCCTCCTGCTCGTCGCCCGGCGTGAGCGCCTCGACCAACGCCCGGATCTCGTCCTGCACATCGCCATGCTGCCAGCGGGGTCCGACAACCTCAGGCCGCCGGGGCGGGGTTGGCATCGACCGCGGCGCGGACGAACTCGCGTACCCGGGTGGTGGTGTTGCTGGCCAGCCACACCGGACCGCGCCGGATCGGCGGCGCGTCGTGGATCGGCACGTACGCCAGGTCCGGGCGGGCGTGGTAGTGCCTGGTCTGCTCACCCACCGGCAGCACCCCGCGCCCCATCGCGACCAGGGCCAGCATCTCGGAGAACGAGTTGCCGGCCGGGCCCCGCGGCACCGGCCGCCCCGACGGGGTGCGGTCCGGGGTGCGGTCCCGCTTGAAGGCGGCCGAGGTCACCGCCGGGTACTGCACCACCGGATGGTCGGCCAGCGCCTCCAGCGACACCGACTCCGCACTCGCCAGCGGATGGTCCGCGGCCACCGCGAGCACCCGGGCCTCGTGCAGCAGCGCCGGGCCGTTCGCCATGCCGTCGAAGGGGTACGCGGCGATCAGCACGTCGAGCGTGCCGTCCCGCAGGCTCGACCGGGTGGTGGCGAGCGGGGCCTCGTGGACGTGCACCACGCAGTCCGGATGGCGCTCGGTGAACAGGGTGACCGCCCGGAGCAGCACCGGGGCGGTCGACTCACCGACGTACGCCACCCGCAGCTCGCCGGTGAGCCCGCGCCCGGCGTCGACGGCGCGCTGGACCGCTTCCTCCATGCCGGCGACGAGCGGACGCAGGTCGTCGGCGAGGCGGGCGCCGATCGGAGTGAGCCGGACCACCCGGCTGGTCCGCTCGAAGAGCGGCGCGCCGATCCGGCGTTCCAGCTTCCGCACCACGTGGCTGATCCGCCCGGTGGTCACCCGCAGCCGCTCGGCGGTACGCCCGAAGTGCAGCTCCTCGGCGAGGGTCAGGAACGTCTCGACCTCGTACCGCTCCAGCACCGCCAGCCCCCACCGTTGAATCCCGGTCAACGATCGTAGCCCGATCGCGTCTTGGTCCGGATGGCGCCGCGGACGAGGGTTGACGGTGTTCCCGACACACCCAGGAGGACCACTCATGGATCCCGTCACCACCTACCTGACCGGCCTCGACGCGCCGCTGCGCGAGACCGGCGAGAAGCTGCGTTCCGTCATCGAGGCCGCGCTGCCGGAGGCCACCGGCGCCATGTGGCACGGCCACCCCGTCTGGGGGCTCGGCGACCGGCCCGGCAAGACCCCGGTCTGCCTGGTCAAGGCGTACCCGGCGTACGTCACCTTCGGGCTGTGGCGGGGGCAGGACGTCGCGGACGGCTCCGGGCGGCTCGTCCCGGGCGCGCGCCGGATGGCGTCGATCAAGCTGCGCGCCGTCGACGAGATCGACCCGGAGCTGTTCACCGGCTGGCTGCGCGGCGCGTACGCGCTGGAGACCCGGTGAGCGCCGTGCGGGTGACCGGCTTCGACCACCTGGTCCTCGCCGTCACCGACGTCGAACGGTCCCTGCAGTTCTACTGCGGCACCCTCGGCCTGGCGCCGGTGCGCGTCGACCGCTGGCGGGCCGGCGAGGTGCCCTTCCCGTCGGTACGCGTCAACGCCGACACCATCATCGACCTGGTCCGTGGCGAACCGGACGGGTCGAACGTGGACCACTTCTGCCTGGTGGTCGAGCCGCTCGACTGGACCGAGGTGGTCGACTCCGGCGTGTTCACGGTGCTGACCGGGCCGGTGCCGCGCTTCGGCGCGCGGGGCACGGCCACCTCGATCTACGTCCGCGACCCGGACGGCAACACCGTCGAGCTGCGCTGGTATCCGGGGTCTTGACTTCCAGTTCGCTCGAAGCCGCAGAGTGACAACCGGCAGAAGCACGACGCGGACCGGGGAGCGGATCATGAAGCGCACGTTGGGGCGGAGCGGCATCGAGGTCAGCGCGCTGGGCATGGGCTGCTGGGCGATCGGCGGCCCGTACGCCGGTGGCACCAACCAGTACGGCTGGGGCCGGGTCGACGACGACGAGTCGACCCGGTCCGTTCGCCAAGCCCTCGAACTCGGCGTCACCTTCTTCGACACGGCGAGCAGCTACGGCGCCGGGCACAGCGAGGTGGTGCTCGGCAGGGCGCTCGGCGCCGACCGGGACCGGGTGGTGATCGCCACGAAGTGGGGGTTCACGTTCGACGAGCGGACCCGGGAGGCGCTCGGCACGGACAGCAGCGTCGCGTACCTGCGCAGTTGTCTGGACGGCTCGCTGCGGCGGCTGGGGACCGACCACGTCGACCTCTACCAGCTCCATCTCGGCGACCTGCCGGTCGCCGAGGCTTTGGACCTCGTCGCCCCGCTGGAGGACCTGGTCACCGCCGGCAAGATCCGGGCGTACGGCTGGAGCACCGACGACCCGGAACGCGCCGCGGCCTTCGCCGACGCGGGCCCGCACTGCACGGCCGTGCAGCATGACATGTCGGTGCTGGCCGACCGGCCCGCGATGATCGAGCTGTGCGAACGGGCCGGCCTGGCCAGCATCAACCGGGGGCCGCTCGCCATGGGCCTGCTCAGCGGCAAGTACGCCGACGGCCGCACGGTGCCCCGGGACGACGTCCGCTCGCAGAGCTACGACTGGATGACGTACTTCCGTGACGGCGCCGGGGCGCCCGAGTGGCTGGCCCGGGTGGAGGTGCTGCGGGAGGTGTTCGCCACCGGCGGTCGTACGCCGACGCAGGGCGCGCTGGCCTGGCTCTGGGCCCGCAGCGGGGCCACCGTCCCGATCCCCGGTTTCCGCACCGTCGCCCAGGTCGAGCAGAACGCTGCCGCGCTCGCCCAGGGCCCGCTGCGGCCGGACGAGTTCGCCGCCGTGGAGGAGCTGCTGGCCGACCTGCGGGTTGCTAGCGTCGCCTGATGCCCGCACTCGAACGGCTCGCCGTCCGCCACGCTCCGGCCCTGCTCCGCTTCGAGCAGGTGAACCGGGCGTACTTCGCCCGGTTCGTGGCGGACCGCGGCGACGACTACTTCGCCGAGTTCGACGACCGGCTCGCGGGGCTGCTGGCGGAGCAGGACGCCGGGGAGTGCCACTTTCACGTGCTCGTCGACGGCGAGGACGGCACGGTGCTGGGCCGGTTCAACCTGGTCGACGTCGCCGACGGCGGCGCCGAGCTGGGCTACCGGATGGCCGAGCGGGCCAGCGGACGCGGCCTGGCCCAGGAGGGTGTCCGCCGGGTCTGCGCGCTGGCCCGCGACGAGTACGGGCTGCGCCGGCTGGTCGCCTCGGCGGCGCTGGCGAACCCGGCCTCCCTGGCGGTGCTCCGGCGGACCGGGTTCGTGCCGGTCGAGGAGGTCCTGCTCCACGGCAAGCCCTCCCTCCGGCACGTCCTCGACCTCACGAGCTGACCAGGCCTGCCCGGTCTGGCGTCGGCGGCTACCGTCACCGGGGTGATCGAGGAGCTGACTCGGCGCTATCTGCACGCGGTGGACCAGGCGCTGCCCGGGTACGTGTGCGGCCTCTACGTCGTCGGGTCCGCAGCCTGCGACAGCGTCATCGCGGTTGCCGACGACGCCTGGCGTCGCTTCGGCGGCTGACCCCGCACTCCGTCATCGTCCCGCCGGTCAGCGCCGCCGCACCGGCATCCCGTAGATCCCTGCGTCGCCGACCTGTGCGCCGTCGACCAGCATCGGGTTGAGGCTCCACCGGGCCGCCAGCTCGAGCACGTCGTGTTCGTTGGGCGCCGACTCGTACCAGGCGTCCCAGTCCTCCTCCTGCCAGTCCCGCCAGTTGTCCCCCCAGCCCCGGAGGCCCTTGCCGACCTCGCGCTCGGCCGGCGTGACGTCACCGATGAACAGCGGGACGTTGCCGTCAAAGGTGGCGAACACCCGCAGGACCACCCCGTCGACCGCGTGCGCCCACCCGTGAGAGGACCATCCCCGCTCGTTGACGAAGAACTGGACCTCACCCAGCCGCACGCTCAGGGCCGCCAACGACTCGGGGAACCGCGGATCGGCGGCGCTGTAGTCGAGCGGCGTGAGATCGCGTCGGCCGTGCGCCAGGGTCCACCCGTCCACGGGACCGGCCACGAACACGCCGGAGACGTACGCGCGGTCGACGCCCTCGTCCCAGGAGAGACGCTCGCGGTCGGCCAACCGCAGCACGTCGGCGACCTCCTCCGGGCTCCGCTCCCGCACGGCGAGCCACGTGGTCTTGAAACCAAACCCCATGCGGCTCATCATCGCGTCGACAGACCACCGGCGACACTCCGCCATCCGGTCGTCTCCAAGGCCAGGAACGCGGCCGGGAGGCGCAGCGGCGACGGCGACAGCAGTGGGTGAAAGGGATAAATGGCTTGCACAGGCGCCGCAATGAGAGTTTGACTGCTCGCCATGCCTTCCCCCTCACCGATCTTTGTTGCGGGAACGGGTCGTTCGGGAACGTCACGGATCGCCGACATCATCGGCGAACATCCGCTGATCCATCGGATTCCCATGGAGACCAAGTTCCTCGTCGACCCGGGTGGCCTGCGGGACCTGGCCGACGCGCTCACCTATCGATACGACCCCACCGTCGGTGAGGACGCCCTGCAACGGCTGAGCGACTTCCTCACCGTACGAGTACCCGGCCGGCGCGACGATCGCGGCAAGACCGTTCCCGAGCTGGTCGGCGAGCGGCGCTACCGGGACGCGGTGCAACGGCTCTGGCCGCAGTTGATCGCGTACACGTACGACGAACCCGCGCCCGCGGAGGGCTTCGGGAACGCCGACCGGCCCGCCGGGCCGTTCGCGCCGCTGAGCCGCCGGCGGGTACTTCCCAGGTATTTCAGCGACCGGGCCGAACTGCTCGGAATCCTGCGGGGCCTGATCGACACCCTGTTCGGCGGAGCAGCCGCCGACGCGGGCAAGCCGACCTGGTGCGAGAAGACACCGTTCAACCTGCTGTGCATGGAGTTCCTCTGGGAACTGGTCCCCGAAGCGACCATCGTGCACATCAAGCGTCACCCGGTCTCAGTGCTCGCGTCCCACCTGGCCCAGCCATGGGCGCCGCCCACCGTCGACGGTGCGCTCGCCTACCTCAAGCCGGTCTACCACCGATGGCTCACCTGGAGGAACACGGTCGACCTGACGGACAGGCGATACATCGAGGTGAAAGCGGAAGATCTCGCGGCCGACTGGCCCGGGCAGCGCCGCGCCCTGTTCGAACGGCTCGGCGTCGACGACTTCGCCACCGTTTCAACGTTCCAGTCGCACAAGCTGGCGTACCGCAACGATCAGTTCGACGACGAAACCCGCGAGTTCATCGAAGAAGCACTCGGCAAGGTCATCCCGGCCATGGGATATGAGTGACGGCTCCCGCTCCACCTTGACGACCGTTGCAGTGTCGGCGCCGGCCCTGTACTCGTCTAGGGCTGGACGTCGTTGGAAAGATTGATACGGATCTCCGTGTTGCGGTATCCGGCGCGACCGAAAGCTGCTGCCATCGGCGCGTTGCCCATGTCGGTGGTGGCGGTGATGCGCGACTCCCCGTTGGCCGCGTGAAGGCGGGTGATCTCGGCGAGCACCTCGTCCACGTAGCCGCGCCCGCGGAACTCCGGCACCACCCCGAGATAGCCGACGTTCACGTTGTACGGGGTTGCGGAGGGAATCCCCATGCCCGCCACCTCGCCCTCGCGCGTGTAGGCGATCCGCCACCACTCCCGCTTGCCCGGCGCACCGAGATAGAAGTCCATTTCTTCGCGCGCGGTCGCGTCCACGCCCTTGGCGGCCAGGTTCGCACGGGTCTGGGCGTCCAGGCTGCCCTCGGCGATTCTCCTGAACACCGCGAGGAACTCCTCGTCGGAGGCCTCGGCGAACCGCAGCCGGCTGGCCGCGGGGGGCACCCCGTCGGCGGGTGCCCACTCGAACTGCAGCCGCTCCACCTCCCGCGTGAGGCCCGCCGCGTGCGCCGCCGCCCGCCGCCACTCCACGGCCGCCGAGGTGGCCGGATCGTCGCGCCAGCCACCGGCGACCTTGATCGCGTACTGCACCGGCTCCGGGAACCCGGCCAGCGCGGCCCTGATCAGTTCGGCGGCGACGGTGGCACGGTCGCCCACGGCAGGATTGACGTCGAGGCAGTCGAGCGCGACCGGATGTGCGCTGCCCTTCGGCCCCCACCACAACGCCCGTCCCACGACCTGGCCGTCGCGCTCGGCGATCCAAGTCCATTCCGCCCGGTACATGTCGTCGGCCAGTTCGGCCAGGTAACGGTCGGCGCTGATCCACCCGACGGGCTCGGTCACGATCCACGAGGTCACGCGGTCGAGTTCTGCGGGGGCGGCAGCGCGGTAGAAGATCACCTGCAGAGACTAGTGCAGCTCCGCACCCTGATTCGCAGGCCGTGGCAACCTGAACAAGCGGTCAGCTCGCCGCGGTCGGGCGCACCCAATGTTGACTGGTGGTGACCGCTGCGCCGGGCACGCAGCGGGCACGGCGGCCGCTTCGGGGCGAAGGAAGGATCGCCCGGTCGATGAGCTGTGTGAGCAGCGGTGAGCGCGCGGTCCGACGGCGTCGACGAGGTCGTCAAGCGCCGCTCCGGCACCTGATTCGGCAAGGCACTCGGAGGCGTTGCCGCCGGGCCCGCCCTGCTCGGGCGGGCCCGGCGCTTCCTGGAGCAGCTATGAGCCGAGTCGTTGCCAGCCCTGATTTGTGGCGGAGGGACGGTACGACCACACCTGCTTTCCGCTTGTGGTCGTGACGGTCACCTGCACGGTGCTCCCGCTGACTTCCGCCTTCTCGATGCGGGTGACTCCGTTGGTGCCCGACCGGAGAACCTCCCAGCCGAGCGGGTAGTCCCCATCCTGCTGGAAGGATTGCAGGGTCTGCGACATCTCGCCCCTGGGGGACCGCAGCGTGAGGATGGCGAACGTCGCTTCGCCGTCGCTGGCGTCGACGAAGGAAACGCCGCCGATAGTGACGGTGTAGCGGGTCGTGCCCTTGTCGTCGCCGTTGTCCAGGTCGGCTTCGCCGACGCCATTCACCATCGGTACGCAGTAGACCCGACCGGACCCGTCGGGATTCCCGCGGCCCATGAGGAGGCCGGTGTTGCGGAAGTCGACCTCGTGGAAGTTCTTGGACGGTACCCGGAAGGTGGTCGGACCGCTCACCTGACGGAAGACACCATTCCGGAACGCGTAGCCCCGCACCTGTCGGTCACAGGCCGGCCACCCGTTGGTCTGGTACGGGCCATAGACGGCGAGCCGAACGACGCCGTTAGCGACCGTGACGGCCTCGTGGGAGAACGTCGCGGCCACGTTGGGGGTGTCCGCCGAGTTGATCACGTATCCCAACGGTGTCAGTGCACCGTTCGAGGCGACCTTCAGCGCCAGCAGCTGGGTGACGTTCACCGAGCCATCGTTCTGGCATCGGATGGTGGTGAGTTGCTCGTCGCCTGGCACGCCATCGAGGTCGGCCACGATCGGAGCCAACTCCCCGATGACCAGTTTCACGCCATCCGCGGGCTTCGTCGTACCGTTGACAAACTTCCTCGTCCCCTTCGCCTTGCACCCGTCTTCCAAGCCGGGAAACGCCGGGAGCTTGAGGGTGGCATTGCGCAGATCGGCCGCCGTCGGAGCCGACGACGCTGGAGTCGACGACGGCGAAGCCGACGACGGGCCGACCGAGGGAGTCGGACTCGCCGGTTCGACAGGGCTGGCGGATCCGACCACATTTGGTGGCGAGTTGTTACCCCGTGGGTTGGCGGCGTAGGCAGCGATCGGTACGGCGACCAGCATTGCACCGGCCACGCTGAATGCCGCGAGGCGGACTCTCCGCCGGACCGCCACCTTGTGGCGGACCGCGGGGGCACCCGGCGCCGGCAGGTAGGAGGAGCGCTCCACCGCATCGAATTCGGCGAGCGCGTTGTCGAGGAGGTTGTCGAAGTTCTCAGACATGAGAGTTTCCTTTCCGGTCATCCCTGGAGGTGCTCAGCGAGGGCGGTTCTCCCGCGACTGAGCCAACTTTTTACGGTGCCCTCGGCCACGCCTTCCTGCAGAGCGATTTCCGCGACGGACAACTGGCCCAGGTAGTGAAGGACGACGGCCTTGCGAAGCTTCGGCGGTATCTTGGACAAGGCCGCGACCAGCGCCACACGATCTGGTGACGGGCCGTCGTGATGTTCTTCGCGCTGACGGCGCAGGAACATCGCGGACGTCTTCTGTCGCC is part of the Micromonospora halotolerans genome and encodes:
- a CDS encoding NUDIX hydrolase; this encodes MQDEIRALVEALTPGDEQEARHRATTLAWLAATEDIFRRVKPRTPSPHLVAYFLLRDETDGAVLLVDHRKAGMWLPSGGHVEPGEHPAQTVRREMLEELGVPAVFAPALGERPAFLTVTETVGPPEGRHTDVSLWYVLAGSRDQKLIPDPAEFRGVRWWTPREVAEAAPGTVEPHLRRMLAKLSRGARSAGAGPGAASAR
- a CDS encoding LysR family transcriptional regulator gives rise to the protein MLERYEVETFLTLAEELHFGRTAERLRVTTGRISHVVRKLERRIGAPLFERTSRVVRLTPIGARLADDLRPLVAGMEEAVQRAVDAGRGLTGELRVAYVGESTAPVLLRAVTLFTERHPDCVVHVHEAPLATTRSSLRDGTLDVLIAAYPFDGMANGPALLHEARVLAVAADHPLASAESVSLEALADHPVVQYPAVTSAAFKRDRTPDRTPSGRPVPRGPAGNSFSEMLALVAMGRGVLPVGEQTRHYHARPDLAYVPIHDAPPIRRGPVWLASNTTTRVREFVRAAVDANPAPAA
- a CDS encoding DUF1801 domain-containing protein, with the translated sequence MDPVTTYLTGLDAPLRETGEKLRSVIEAALPEATGAMWHGHPVWGLGDRPGKTPVCLVKAYPAYVTFGLWRGQDVADGSGRLVPGARRMASIKLRAVDEIDPELFTGWLRGAYALETR
- a CDS encoding VOC family protein, which produces MSAVRVTGFDHLVLAVTDVERSLQFYCGTLGLAPVRVDRWRAGEVPFPSVRVNADTIIDLVRGEPDGSNVDHFCLVVEPLDWTEVVDSGVFTVLTGPVPRFGARGTATSIYVRDPDGNTVELRWYPGS
- a CDS encoding aldo/keto reductase, translating into MKRTLGRSGIEVSALGMGCWAIGGPYAGGTNQYGWGRVDDDESTRSVRQALELGVTFFDTASSYGAGHSEVVLGRALGADRDRVVIATKWGFTFDERTREALGTDSSVAYLRSCLDGSLRRLGTDHVDLYQLHLGDLPVAEALDLVAPLEDLVTAGKIRAYGWSTDDPERAAAFADAGPHCTAVQHDMSVLADRPAMIELCERAGLASINRGPLAMGLLSGKYADGRTVPRDDVRSQSYDWMTYFRDGAGAPEWLARVEVLREVFATGGRTPTQGALAWLWARSGATVPIPGFRTVAQVEQNAAALAQGPLRPDEFAAVEELLADLRVASVA
- a CDS encoding GNAT family N-acetyltransferase, producing the protein MPALERLAVRHAPALLRFEQVNRAYFARFVADRGDDYFAEFDDRLAGLLAEQDAGECHFHVLVDGEDGTVLGRFNLVDVADGGAELGYRMAERASGRGLAQEGVRRVCALARDEYGLRRLVASAALANPASLAVLRRTGFVPVEEVLLHGKPSLRHVLDLTS
- a CDS encoding sulfotransferase family protein, with amino-acid sequence METKFLVDPGGLRDLADALTYRYDPTVGEDALQRLSDFLTVRVPGRRDDRGKTVPELVGERRYRDAVQRLWPQLIAYTYDEPAPAEGFGNADRPAGPFAPLSRRRVLPRYFSDRAELLGILRGLIDTLFGGAAADAGKPTWCEKTPFNLLCMEFLWELVPEATIVHIKRHPVSVLASHLAQPWAPPTVDGALAYLKPVYHRWLTWRNTVDLTDRRYIEVKAEDLAADWPGQRRALFERLGVDDFATVSTFQSHKLAYRNDQFDDETREFIEEALGKVIPAMGYE
- a CDS encoding GNAT family N-acetyltransferase translates to MIFYRAAAPAELDRVTSWIVTEPVGWISADRYLAELADDMYRAEWTWIAERDGQVVGRALWWGPKGSAHPVALDCLDVNPAVGDRATVAAELIRAALAGFPEPVQYAIKVAGGWRDDPATSAAVEWRRAAAHAAGLTREVERLQFEWAPADGVPPAASRLRFAEASDEEFLAVFRRIAEGSLDAQTRANLAAKGVDATAREEMDFYLGAPGKREWWRIAYTREGEVAGMGIPSATPYNVNVGYLGVVPEFRGRGYVDEVLAEITRLHAANGESRITATTDMGNAPMAAAFGRAGYRNTEIRINLSNDVQP
- a CDS encoding RNA polymerase sigma factor, with the translated sequence MMTAAAAAPRVSRKDDQRDFDEFYAAKFDVLRSQLYAYLGDRAEAQDLVQEAFCRAYTRWARIRKYEDPYAWVRRVAWNLATSRLRRQKTSAMFLRRQREEHHDGPSPDRVALVAALSKIPPKLRKAVVLHYLGQLSVAEIALQEGVAEGTVKSWLSRGRTALAEHLQG